One Desulfuromonadales bacterium genomic window carries:
- a CDS encoding glycerophosphodiester phosphodiesterase, with product MKNRYLEQPRPRLFGHRGASAHYPENTLPALRAACEAGVPYLELDVWATADGHVVAHHDETLLRLCGDRRRVSDVTLAELRKLDAGFGFSPDGLNRPCFGQGITVPTLAEVFAAFPAAFFNIEVKQEAPAIEEQVLAAIAAAGMADRVLLAAEQDIIMQRLRPLCGPIPTSFSFGELAAFFGWLQGGCRGEYRPPGAALQIPETWGGRTLVTPETVRAAHALGLEVHVWTVNEPQDMERLLGFGVDGLMSDYPERLVAVAEKRRLAT from the coding sequence ATGAAAAACCGCTACCTCGAGCAGCCGCGCCCCCGTCTCTTCGGGCACCGCGGAGCCTCTGCCCACTACCCGGAGAACACCCTCCCCGCCTTGCGGGCCGCCTGCGAGGCCGGCGTCCCCTACCTGGAGCTGGACGTCTGGGCCACCGCCGACGGGCACGTCGTCGCCCACCACGATGAAACCCTCCTGCGCCTCTGCGGCGACCGGCGCCGGGTCTCAGACGTCACTCTGGCCGAGTTGAGGAAGCTGGATGCCGGTTTCGGCTTTTCGCCCGACGGCCTGAATCGCCCCTGCTTCGGCCAGGGCATCACCGTCCCCACTCTGGCCGAGGTCTTCGCCGCCTTTCCCGCAGCCTTCTTCAACATCGAAGTCAAGCAGGAGGCTCCAGCCATCGAGGAGCAGGTGCTGGCCGCCATCGCAGCGGCGGGAATGGCCGACCGCGTCCTGCTGGCGGCGGAGCAGGACATCATCATGCAGCGCCTGCGCCCCCTTTGCGGCCCGATTCCGACCAGCTTCAGCTTCGGCGAACTGGCGGCTTTCTTCGGCTGGCTGCAAGGCGGCTGCCGGGGGGAATACCGGCCCCCCGGGGCCGCCTTGCAGATCCCCGAAACTTGGGGCGGCAGGACGCTGGTTACCCCCGAGACGGTGCGGGCTGCACATGCCCTCGGCCTGGAAGTCCATGTCTGGACCGTCAACGAGCCGCAGGATATGGAACGGCTGCTGGGTTTCGGTGTGGACGGGCTGATGAGCGATTACCCGGAGCGACTGGTGGCGGTGGCCGAAAAACGCCGGTTGGCCACATGA